The Anaerolineales bacterium DNA segment GACAACAGTCCAAGCGAGGTCGGTGTGGGCCGATTATCACTTACGACTTTAGAAGATCGAGCAACGTCCTCGCATCTTCCAAAGCGTATCCTGAAACGTCGTTATTGAAATAAGCAAAAATCGAACGCCCTTCGTCCATCCATGTACGAATACGTTCGGCCCAGGGGTGTAAGCACTCAGGTCCGTACTTACCGCCATAATTCCCTTCACTTCCGTGGAAACGAAGATAAACGCTGCCGGCCGTTACCCACTGCGGACAATCGAGGCCTTGTTTGTCGTGGATGCAGAATATCAAACCGTGCCGCTCCAGAATGTTTCGAGTCTCCTCACGAAACCAGTCCGCGTCCCGGAACTCGAATACATGGCGCAGGTCTTTTGGAAGCAGATCTACGAAGGCTTCCAAACGCTCGAGATTTACATGCCAGTGCGGCGGCAGCTGCCACAGTATCGGTCCCAGATTTTCCTTCAACAGTTTCACGCGCCCGATAAAATTCTCGAGCGCAGAAGAACAGTCCTTCAGCTTCTTCATGTGCGTGATGAAACGATTGGCTTTCACGGCATAGAGAAAGCCGTCTGGGGCTTGTTCCCTCCAACGCTGAAATGTGTTTTCCTTGGGCAAATGGTAGAAAGTATTATTGATCTCGACGGTATCGAAATGTTGTTGAAAGAAATTAAGCCAGTCTTTATGGCGTAAATCCTGCGGATAGAAAATCGGCTGCCAATGCTTGTAATTCCAACCCGAAGTTCCGATGTGGACCTCATCCATGCTCATCTGTAAAATACACTGCGCTTTTCTTTCCCGTCATACCGCGAATCACTAGAATGCAACCCCTGGGATCGGATTTCATCCCAGGGATTGCAGCGCTTCAATTGTGTTTGTTGGAACTACTCTTCGGCGCGAATATCTTCAGCTCGCTGATCGAGTGCCGTGGCGCCTTGTTTCAGCAAATCCGCTACGGACGAACGCGCCTTCTTTACCGCAGCTTCTGCTGACTGCCTGCCTTGTTCGATTCTCCCCTCGGCCTCAGTTCGTAAGGTGATCGCTCGATCTTTGATCTGCTGCTGAGTCAATTCACCCGATTGTGGAGCGAACAACAGTGCAGTAGTCGAGGCGATCAATGCTCCGACGATCGTTCCGAGGAAGAACGCACCAAATTTGCCGCTTCGATGATTCGTATCCATTTGAATCACCTCCTCATCTTCTACCATCACGAATTTCCGCCTTTCTAGCAACATATCGTTGTCTTCTCATTTTTTTCCTGCAGTTAATAATCTAGCAGCTGAAAATCACCTTTTTCTCTCAGGTCCGTTCGATTTTCTTGCGAGAGTCTCTCGAAGCATACGTTCTTATCCCCCATTCCCAGAAACCGATCCTTCAGGGAAATCCCGAAAAACACTTGACCCCTACCCGCCGGTCGAGGAAGACCCCGCCGCGTGATGCTGTCCGTAAATTATTCAACGCATGCCGGGCGGTCGTTCAGCGTATAGATCACGGCCGGCTCGATCTGCTGAGTTCGCTGTGCGGGCGACGGTATCGAAATCGTTTCACGGCTTGCGAGCTCGAGGGGCATTCTCCAGCCCATCCGCCTACATCACATTGATCTACTGGCCGGCGTCGATGACCTTGGAGGATCATGAAAGGAAACCGTGCATAACTACGATACGAGAGATAACAATCCGTATTGATACGCAGAAATTCTTCCAATATGCTGGAAGACGGAGCGGCGCTGCGGATTCAGTTCGGCATGAAAACGTACCCCAGACCCCAACGGGTTACGATAAATTGAGGATTGTCCGGATCGGGTTCGATCTTTTTCCTCAAGCGGCTGACGTGAACGAAAAGGTTATGCGGACTGGCGTCCTTTTCCGTTCC contains these protein-coding regions:
- a CDS encoding DUF72 domain-containing protein; the protein is MSMDEVHIGTSGWNYKHWQPIFYPQDLRHKDWLNFFQQHFDTVEINNTFYHLPKENTFQRWREQAPDGFLYAVKANRFITHMKKLKDCSSALENFIGRVKLLKENLGPILWQLPPHWHVNLERLEAFVDLLPKDLRHVFEFRDADWFREETRNILERHGLIFCIHDKQGLDCPQWVTAGSVYLRFHGSEGNYGGKYGPECLHPWAERIRTWMDEGRSIFAYFNNDVSGYALEDARTLLDLLKS
- a CDS encoding YtxH domain-containing protein — protein: MDTNHRSGKFGAFFLGTIVGALIASTTALLFAPQSGELTQQQIKDRAITLRTEAEGRIEQGRQSAEAAVKKARSSVADLLKQGATALDQRAEDIRAEE